One genomic window of Phalacrocorax aristotelis chromosome 23, bGulAri2.1, whole genome shotgun sequence includes the following:
- the PCGF2 gene encoding polycomb group RING finger protein 2 isoform X2, producing the protein MRSREAGRGLAAAGGGKKIKKKKRRKKIKKKRRRKEGKKKKEKKKKKARGKKGPRPQRRAEPSRAEPRERRGGRGAAAAAATREDLPQRCSKMHRTTRIKITELNPHLMCALCGGYFIDATTIVECLHSFCKTCIVRYLETNKYCPMCDVQVHKTRPLLSIRSDKTLQDIVYKLVPGLFKDEMKRRRDFYAAYPMAEVPNGSNEDRGEVSEQDKGNLTDDEIVSLSIEFYEGSREEKKGSVENGDLEKEKNGVRFLRCPAAMTVMHLAKFLRNKMDVPSKYKVEVLYEDEPLKEYYTLMDIAYIYPWRRNGPLPLKYRVQPACKRLKLSQPATSECINTSGASECESVSDKAHSPATLPATSSSLPSPGTPSHGSPSSTAGSGPAGTGPALNGTSNCHPLPPAASRCRKTTVNGSTASALT; encoded by the exons ATGAGGTCACGTGAGGCTGGGCGGGGCCTGGCGGCggctggaggagggaaaaaaattaaaaaaaaaaaaaggaggaaaaaaataaaaaaaaaaaggaggaggaaggagggaaaaaaaaaaaaagaaaagaaaaaaaaaaaagcgagaggaaaaaaagggccgcGGCCGCAGCGccgcgccgagccgagccgagccgagccgcgGGAGCGgaggggcggccgcggggccgccgctgccgccgccaccAG GGAGGATCTGCCGCAGCGCTGCTCCAAAATGCACAGGACCACCAGGATAAAGATCACCGAGCTCAACCCCCACCTGATGTGTGCCTTGTGCGGCGGCTACTTCATAGACGCCACCACCATCGTGGAGTGTCTGCACTCCT TCTGCAAAACCTGCATCGTTCGCTACCTGGAGACGAACAAATACTGCCCCATGTGTGATGTCCAAGTGCACAAAACCAGACCCCTCCTCAGCATCAG gtcAGACAAAACCCTACAGGACATAGTGTACAAACTGGTCCCGGGGCTTTTCAAAG ATGAGATGAAGAGGCGGCGCGACTTCTACGCCGCATACCCCATGGCAGAGG TTCCCAACGGGTCCAACGAAGATCGCGGGGAAGTCTCCGAGCAGGACAAGGGGAACCTGACGGATGACGAGATCGTCAGCCTGTCCATAGAGTTTTATGAGGGGTCCAG agaagagaagaaagggtCTGTTGAGAACGGGGACctggagaaggagaag AACGGGGTGCGGTTCCTGCGCTGTCCCGCCGCGATGACCGTCATGCACCTGGCCAAGTTCCTCCGCAACAAGATGGATGTTCCCAGCAAGTACAAG GTGGAAGTCCTCTACGAAGATGAGCCCCTGAAGGAGTATTACACCCTGATGGACATCGCCTACATCTATCCCTGGAGGAGG AACGGGCCCCTGCCGCTGAAATACCGCGTCCAACCCGCCTGCAAGCGGCTCAAGCTGTCCCAGCCGGCCACCTCCGAGTGCATCAACACCAGCGGCGCCTCCGAGTGCGAGTCGGTCAGCGACAAAGCCCACAGCCCCGCCACGCTGcccgccacctcctcctccctgcccagccccggcaccccgTCCCACGGCTCGCCCAGCTCCACCGCCGGCAGCGGCCCCGCCGGCACCGGCCCCGCGCTCAACGGCACCTCGAACTGCCACCCGCTGCCGCCCGCCGCCAGCCGGTGCCGCAAAACGACTGTCAATGGCAGCACGGCCTCCGCCTTGACCTAA
- the CISD3 gene encoding CDGSH iron-sulfur domain-containing protein 3, mitochondrial, translating to MVLLRPAALVTLMRAAGAGGRRRGWGVRDPPGLSHIPSLPSAPPARRCSAPPQPAIAAKQPFPVELKAGKKYAWCACGHSKSQPFCDGTHKKATPGISPLRFTPEEDKTAWLCGCKRTRSPPYCDGTHKEEAVQGAQLSAQP from the exons ATGGTGCTGCTGAGACCGGCTGCGCTTGTGACACTGATGAGAGCcgcgggggccggcgggcggcggcgggggtggGGTGTCCGGGACCCCCCGGGGCTTTCGCACATCCCTTCGCTCCCGTCCGCCCCCCCGGCGCGGCGCTGCTCGGCCCCCCCGCAGCCGGCCATCGCCGCCAAGCAGCCGTTCCCGGTGGAGCTGAAGGCGGGGAAGAAATACGCGTGGTGCGCCTGCGGGCACAGCAAGAGCCAG CCCTTCTGCGACGGCACCCACAAGAAAGCGACCCCGGGGATCTCCCCGCTACGCTTCACCCCGGAGGAGGACAAGACCGCCTGGCTCTGTGGGTGCAAGCGCACCCGCTCCCCCCCGTACTGCGACGGCACCCACAAGGAGGAGGCCGTGCAGGGCGCCCAGCTCTCGGCACAGCCCTGA
- the PCGF2 gene encoding polycomb group RING finger protein 2 isoform X4 produces MVPIPRSGSPGGCCWGEPRKAKLGAEAADLLSTCLRVLGEKSVGVCRCGKAEDSRAAVKAFSQQRICSRSEGFTDEMKRRRDFYAAYPMAEVPNGSNEDRGEVSEQDKGNLTDDEIVSLSIEFYEGSREEKKGSVENGDLEKEKKNGVRFLRCPAAMTVMHLAKFLRNKMDVPSKYKVEVLYEDEPLKEYYTLMDIAYIYPWRRNGPLPLKYRVQPACKRLKLSQPATSECINTSGASECESVSDKAHSPATLPATSSSLPSPGTPSHGSPSSTAGSGPAGTGPALNGTSNCHPLPPAASRCRKTTVNGSTASALT; encoded by the exons ATGGTGCCCATCCCGCGCTCTGGCAGCCccgggggctgctgctggggggagCCACGGAAAGCAAAGCTGGGAGCAGAAGCCGCGGATTTGCTCTCCACGTGCCTGCGCGTCCTCGGGGAAAAAAGTGTGGGGGTCTGCAGGTGTGGAAAGGCTGAGGACAGTCGAGCCGCCGTAAAGGCATTCTCACAGCAGCGGATTTGCAGCCGCTCCGAGGGTTTTACTG ATGAGATGAAGAGGCGGCGCGACTTCTACGCCGCATACCCCATGGCAGAGG TTCCCAACGGGTCCAACGAAGATCGCGGGGAAGTCTCCGAGCAGGACAAGGGGAACCTGACGGATGACGAGATCGTCAGCCTGTCCATAGAGTTTTATGAGGGGTCCAG agaagagaagaaagggtCTGTTGAGAACGGGGACctggagaaggagaag AAGAACGGGGTGCGGTTCCTGCGCTGTCCCGCCGCGATGACCGTCATGCACCTGGCCAAGTTCCTCCGCAACAAGATGGATGTTCCCAGCAAGTACAAG GTGGAAGTCCTCTACGAAGATGAGCCCCTGAAGGAGTATTACACCCTGATGGACATCGCCTACATCTATCCCTGGAGGAGG AACGGGCCCCTGCCGCTGAAATACCGCGTCCAACCCGCCTGCAAGCGGCTCAAGCTGTCCCAGCCGGCCACCTCCGAGTGCATCAACACCAGCGGCGCCTCCGAGTGCGAGTCGGTCAGCGACAAAGCCCACAGCCCCGCCACGCTGcccgccacctcctcctccctgcccagccccggcaccccgTCCCACGGCTCGCCCAGCTCCACCGCCGGCAGCGGCCCCGCCGGCACCGGCCCCGCGCTCAACGGCACCTCGAACTGCCACCCGCTGCCGCCCGCCGCCAGCCGGTGCCGCAAAACGACTGTCAATGGCAGCACGGCCTCCGCCTTGACCTAA
- the PCGF2 gene encoding polycomb group RING finger protein 2 isoform X3: MHRTTRIKITELNPHLMCALCGGYFIDATTIVECLHSFCKTCIVRYLETNKYCPMCDVQVHKTRPLLSIRSDKTLQDIVYKLVPGLFKDEMKRRRDFYAAYPMAEVPNGSNEDRGEVSEQDKGNLTDDEIVSLSIEFYEGSREEKKGSVENGDLEKEKKNGVRFLRCPAAMTVMHLAKFLRNKMDVPSKYKVEVLYEDEPLKEYYTLMDIAYIYPWRRNGPLPLKYRVQPACKRLKLSQPATSECINTSGASECESVSDKAHSPATLPATSSSLPSPGTPSHGSPSSTAGSGPAGTGPALNGTSNCHPLPPAASRCRKTTVNGSTASALT, encoded by the exons ATGCACAGGACCACCAGGATAAAGATCACCGAGCTCAACCCCCACCTGATGTGTGCCTTGTGCGGCGGCTACTTCATAGACGCCACCACCATCGTGGAGTGTCTGCACTCCT TCTGCAAAACCTGCATCGTTCGCTACCTGGAGACGAACAAATACTGCCCCATGTGTGATGTCCAAGTGCACAAAACCAGACCCCTCCTCAGCATCAG gtcAGACAAAACCCTACAGGACATAGTGTACAAACTGGTCCCGGGGCTTTTCAAAG ATGAGATGAAGAGGCGGCGCGACTTCTACGCCGCATACCCCATGGCAGAGG TTCCCAACGGGTCCAACGAAGATCGCGGGGAAGTCTCCGAGCAGGACAAGGGGAACCTGACGGATGACGAGATCGTCAGCCTGTCCATAGAGTTTTATGAGGGGTCCAG agaagagaagaaagggtCTGTTGAGAACGGGGACctggagaaggagaag AAGAACGGGGTGCGGTTCCTGCGCTGTCCCGCCGCGATGACCGTCATGCACCTGGCCAAGTTCCTCCGCAACAAGATGGATGTTCCCAGCAAGTACAAG GTGGAAGTCCTCTACGAAGATGAGCCCCTGAAGGAGTATTACACCCTGATGGACATCGCCTACATCTATCCCTGGAGGAGG AACGGGCCCCTGCCGCTGAAATACCGCGTCCAACCCGCCTGCAAGCGGCTCAAGCTGTCCCAGCCGGCCACCTCCGAGTGCATCAACACCAGCGGCGCCTCCGAGTGCGAGTCGGTCAGCGACAAAGCCCACAGCCCCGCCACGCTGcccgccacctcctcctccctgcccagccccggcaccccgTCCCACGGCTCGCCCAGCTCCACCGCCGGCAGCGGCCCCGCCGGCACCGGCCCCGCGCTCAACGGCACCTCGAACTGCCACCCGCTGCCGCCCGCCGCCAGCCGGTGCCGCAAAACGACTGTCAATGGCAGCACGGCCTCCGCCTTGACCTAA
- the PCGF2 gene encoding polycomb group RING finger protein 2 isoform X1, producing MRSREAGRGLAAAGGGKKIKKKKRRKKIKKKRRRKEGKKKKEKKKKKARGKKGPRPQRRAEPSRAEPRERRGGRGAAAAAATREDLPQRCSKMHRTTRIKITELNPHLMCALCGGYFIDATTIVECLHSFCKTCIVRYLETNKYCPMCDVQVHKTRPLLSIRSDKTLQDIVYKLVPGLFKDEMKRRRDFYAAYPMAEVPNGSNEDRGEVSEQDKGNLTDDEIVSLSIEFYEGSREEKKGSVENGDLEKEKKNGVRFLRCPAAMTVMHLAKFLRNKMDVPSKYKVEVLYEDEPLKEYYTLMDIAYIYPWRRNGPLPLKYRVQPACKRLKLSQPATSECINTSGASECESVSDKAHSPATLPATSSSLPSPGTPSHGSPSSTAGSGPAGTGPALNGTSNCHPLPPAASRCRKTTVNGSTASALT from the exons ATGAGGTCACGTGAGGCTGGGCGGGGCCTGGCGGCggctggaggagggaaaaaaattaaaaaaaaaaaaaggaggaaaaaaataaaaaaaaaaaggaggaggaaggagggaaaaaaaaaaaaagaaaagaaaaaaaaaaaagcgagaggaaaaaaagggccgcGGCCGCAGCGccgcgccgagccgagccgagccgagccgcgGGAGCGgaggggcggccgcggggccgccgctgccgccgccaccAG GGAGGATCTGCCGCAGCGCTGCTCCAAAATGCACAGGACCACCAGGATAAAGATCACCGAGCTCAACCCCCACCTGATGTGTGCCTTGTGCGGCGGCTACTTCATAGACGCCACCACCATCGTGGAGTGTCTGCACTCCT TCTGCAAAACCTGCATCGTTCGCTACCTGGAGACGAACAAATACTGCCCCATGTGTGATGTCCAAGTGCACAAAACCAGACCCCTCCTCAGCATCAG gtcAGACAAAACCCTACAGGACATAGTGTACAAACTGGTCCCGGGGCTTTTCAAAG ATGAGATGAAGAGGCGGCGCGACTTCTACGCCGCATACCCCATGGCAGAGG TTCCCAACGGGTCCAACGAAGATCGCGGGGAAGTCTCCGAGCAGGACAAGGGGAACCTGACGGATGACGAGATCGTCAGCCTGTCCATAGAGTTTTATGAGGGGTCCAG agaagagaagaaagggtCTGTTGAGAACGGGGACctggagaaggagaag AAGAACGGGGTGCGGTTCCTGCGCTGTCCCGCCGCGATGACCGTCATGCACCTGGCCAAGTTCCTCCGCAACAAGATGGATGTTCCCAGCAAGTACAAG GTGGAAGTCCTCTACGAAGATGAGCCCCTGAAGGAGTATTACACCCTGATGGACATCGCCTACATCTATCCCTGGAGGAGG AACGGGCCCCTGCCGCTGAAATACCGCGTCCAACCCGCCTGCAAGCGGCTCAAGCTGTCCCAGCCGGCCACCTCCGAGTGCATCAACACCAGCGGCGCCTCCGAGTGCGAGTCGGTCAGCGACAAAGCCCACAGCCCCGCCACGCTGcccgccacctcctcctccctgcccagccccggcaccccgTCCCACGGCTCGCCCAGCTCCACCGCCGGCAGCGGCCCCGCCGGCACCGGCCCCGCGCTCAACGGCACCTCGAACTGCCACCCGCTGCCGCCCGCCGCCAGCCGGTGCCGCAAAACGACTGTCAATGGCAGCACGGCCTCCGCCTTGACCTAA
- the PSMB3 gene encoding proteasome subunit beta type-3 — protein sequence MSIMSYNGGAVMAMKGKNCVAIAADRRFGIQGQMVTTDFQKIFPMGQRLYIGLAGLATDVQTVAQRLKFRLNLYELKEGRQIKPQTFMSMVSNLLYERRFGPYYTEPVIAGLDPVTHEPFICSLDLIGCPMITDDFVVSGTCSEQMYGMCESLWEPDMEPDHLFETISQAMLNAVDRDAISGMGVVVHIIEKDKITTRTLKARMD from the exons ATG TCTATTATGTCCTATAACGGCGGGGCCGTAATGGCCATGAAGGGGAAGAACTGCGTGGCCATCGCTGCGGACCGGCGGTTTGGCATTCAAGGGCAGATGGTGACCACAGATTTCCAGAAGATTTTCCCTATGGGACAAAGACTGTATATTGGATTGGCAGGATTGGCCACGGACGTGCAGACGGT TGCCCAGAGACTGAAGTTCAGGCTGAATCTCTACGAGctgaaggaaggcaggcagatCAAACCTCAGACTTTTATGAGCATGGTTTCCAACCTGCTCTATGAGAGACG GTTTGGGCCTTACTACACAGAACCAGTCATTGCCGGGCTGGACCCCGTAACACACGAACCATTCATCTGCAGTCTAGACCTGATCGGCTGCCCGATGATAACCGATGACTTTGTGGTCAGCGGCACCTGCTCCGAGCAGATGTACGGCATGTGCGAGTCCCTCTGGGAGCCCGACATG GAACCCGATCACCTCTTCGAAACAATCTCGCAGGCCATGTTGAATGCGGTGGACAGAGATGCCATATCTGGAATGGGCGTGGTAGTACACATAAT TGAAAAAGATAAGATCACCACCAGGACCCTGAAAGCTCGCATGGACTAG